In Pseudomonas nunensis, a single window of DNA contains:
- a CDS encoding alkene reductase — MNHPTLLSTIQIGPHNLAHRVVMAPLTRMRSEPGDVPGALMAEYYSQRATDGGLIISEATVVSTTGNGYLGSPGLYNDAQIPGWKAITEAVHAKGGKIFLQLFHAGRQSHSDMQPNGTQPVAPSAVEYDGVAYTASGWVPSTPHRALSEAEVAALVEDFRSAAQRGLAAGFDGVEIHGANGYLIDQFLQDGSNRRTDAYGGTIAKRARFLLDITNAVISVWGSERVAVRLGPSGTFGDMKDSHPEALFVYVAEQLAPLKLAYLHLIEPRVLGNSIDESKDQNPVAAQLIRRHYDGLIMAAGGFTAESAEQILSAGDADLVAFGRDFIANPDLPERIRLGRPLNAYDRDTFYGGTEVGFTDYPFYQESA; from the coding sequence ATGAATCACCCAACCCTGCTTTCCACGATCCAGATCGGCCCACACAACCTCGCCCACCGCGTGGTCATGGCACCGCTGACGCGCATGCGTTCCGAGCCCGGCGACGTGCCCGGTGCGTTGATGGCCGAGTACTACTCGCAACGGGCTACCGACGGCGGCCTGATCATTTCCGAAGCCACGGTCGTGTCCACCACCGGCAACGGTTACCTCGGTTCGCCGGGCCTGTACAACGACGCGCAAATCCCTGGCTGGAAAGCCATCACCGAGGCGGTGCATGCCAAGGGCGGGAAGATCTTCCTGCAACTGTTCCACGCCGGGCGCCAGTCCCACAGCGACATGCAGCCCAACGGCACGCAACCGGTGGCACCGTCGGCCGTCGAGTATGACGGCGTGGCTTACACCGCCAGCGGTTGGGTGCCGAGCACACCGCACCGCGCCCTCAGTGAAGCGGAAGTCGCAGCGCTGGTGGAAGATTTCCGCAGCGCCGCACAACGAGGCCTGGCTGCCGGTTTTGACGGCGTGGAAATCCACGGCGCCAACGGTTACCTGATCGACCAATTCCTGCAGGACGGCAGCAACCGTCGTACCGACGCCTATGGCGGCACCATCGCCAAACGTGCGCGGTTTCTGCTGGACATCACCAACGCAGTGATTTCGGTCTGGGGCAGTGAGCGTGTCGCTGTGCGCCTAGGCCCAAGCGGTACGTTCGGGGACATGAAGGACAGCCATCCTGAAGCACTGTTTGTGTACGTCGCCGAGCAACTGGCGCCGTTGAAACTGGCGTATCTGCACTTGATCGAACCGCGCGTGCTGGGCAATTCGATTGATGAGAGCAAGGACCAGAACCCGGTGGCGGCGCAGTTGATTCGTCGGCACTACGACGGATTGATCATGGCGGCGGGTGGTTTTACCGCCGAGTCTGCCGAGCAGATCTTGAGCGCGGGGGATGCGGATCTGGTGGCGTTTGGTCGTGATTTTATTGCCAACCCGGATTTGCCGGAGCGTATTCGGCTGGGTCGGCCGTTGAATGCTTATGACCGGGATACGTTTTATGGCGGTACCGAGGTTGGGTTTACGGATTATCCATTTTATCAAGAGAGTGCCTGA
- a CDS encoding LysR family transcriptional regulator, giving the protein MDSLSGITAFIQVAETRSFTEAGRLLEISSSAVGKSVARMEERLGVRLFHRSTRSVTLTTEGELFLDRCKRILSEVEAAQMELLELSATPKGKVRISVPIQNVLIMPVLAGFMRAHPDIELDVDMSDRMVDVIEEGFDAVIRTGAPQDSRLMARKLGGYQLQLVASPEYLERHGEPTHPDELVNHVALLHKFPATGMIERWPLRIGETHIEPNLSKAMTCTTMDPLTYLALDGVGIACLPDFSIRQPLADGRLKVVLADYTDHTGNLWMLWPASKQTAPRLRVLIDFFKDNILKV; this is encoded by the coding sequence ATGGACAGCCTCAGCGGTATCACGGCCTTCATTCAGGTGGCCGAAACCCGCAGCTTCACCGAAGCCGGGCGCCTGTTGGAAATCTCCTCCTCCGCCGTCGGCAAAAGCGTGGCGCGCATGGAAGAACGCCTGGGTGTGCGGCTGTTCCATCGCAGTACCCGCAGCGTCACCCTGACCACCGAAGGCGAGCTGTTCCTCGACCGTTGCAAGCGCATCCTCAGCGAAGTGGAAGCCGCGCAAATGGAGTTGCTGGAGTTGTCCGCCACGCCCAAGGGCAAGGTGCGCATCAGCGTGCCGATTCAGAACGTGCTGATCATGCCGGTGCTGGCCGGGTTCATGCGCGCTCACCCGGACATCGAGCTGGACGTGGACATGTCCGACCGCATGGTCGACGTGATCGAGGAAGGGTTCGACGCGGTGATCCGCACGGGTGCGCCGCAGGATTCACGGCTGATGGCGCGCAAGCTCGGCGGCTATCAGTTGCAGTTGGTGGCATCGCCCGAATACCTGGAACGCCACGGCGAACCGACGCACCCGGATGAACTGGTCAACCACGTGGCCCTGCTGCACAAGTTTCCGGCGACGGGGATGATCGAACGCTGGCCGCTGCGGATCGGTGAGACGCACATCGAGCCGAATCTATCGAAAGCCATGACCTGCACGACGATGGATCCGCTGACGTATCTGGCGCTGGATGGGGTGGGGATTGCCTGCCTGCCGGATTTTTCAATCCGTCAGCCGTTGGCCGATGGCAGGCTGAAAGTGGTGTTGGCGGACTACACCGACCACACCGGCAACCTGTGGATGCTCTGGCCTGCGTCGAAGCAGACCGCACCGAGGCTGCGAGTATTGATCGATTTTTTCAAAGACAACATCTTGAAGGTTTGA
- a CDS encoding MFS transporter, with amino-acid sequence MNDMHAIPATSALALEPPSTTREWLSVASVALGAFAFVTTEYLPVGILPQIANSLGITDGVAGLMVTVPGIVAAISAPAIMLGAGKMNRRHLLLLLTLVLVASNLMSALAPSLPIMLLGRGLLGVALGGFWAVAIAAAGRLVSESKAAKATALIFGGITLATVLGVPFGTFVSTLFSWRVSFAATAGLALLTLLAQWLTLPSLPSREGLQGRALLGFLARSNARRSMLLLGTVVAAHFTAYTYIAPFLANEAGYSPSAITAILLGFGLLGMLANFAMAGSIVRYLRLSLGAVVVLMVIAQLALPALNGWGVALAVLVWGVAYGAIPLGVSTWMQLTSPQLPEASSAMLVTTFQVAIASGSLFGGLMVDHAGVSSALWLGAGIGVLGLAVMLSFGISKAPIAEALQR; translated from the coding sequence ATGAACGATATGCACGCTATACCAGCGACTTCAGCGCTTGCGCTTGAGCCACCCTCTACAACGCGCGAATGGCTGTCGGTGGCGTCGGTCGCCCTCGGTGCCTTTGCGTTTGTCACCACCGAATACCTGCCGGTGGGCATCCTGCCGCAAATCGCCAATAGCCTGGGCATCACCGATGGCGTGGCAGGGCTGATGGTCACCGTGCCGGGCATCGTCGCGGCGATCTCGGCACCGGCGATCATGCTCGGCGCCGGGAAGATGAATCGCCGCCATCTGCTGCTGTTATTGACGCTGGTGCTGGTGGCTTCAAACCTGATGTCGGCCCTGGCGCCGTCGCTGCCAATCATGTTGCTGGGACGAGGACTGTTGGGTGTTGCACTGGGTGGTTTCTGGGCCGTGGCGATTGCGGCGGCCGGGCGTTTGGTCAGTGAATCAAAAGCTGCGAAAGCCACAGCGCTGATCTTCGGCGGCATCACCCTGGCGACAGTGCTCGGGGTGCCGTTCGGCACGTTTGTCAGCACGTTGTTTTCCTGGCGGGTGTCGTTCGCGGCCACGGCCGGGTTGGCGTTGCTGACGCTGCTGGCACAGTGGCTGACCTTACCTTCGCTGCCATCGCGCGAAGGTTTGCAGGGGCGCGCATTGCTGGGGTTCCTGGCCCGCAGTAACGCCCGGCGCAGCATGCTGCTGTTGGGCACGGTAGTGGCGGCTCACTTCACCGCGTACACCTACATCGCGCCGTTCCTTGCAAATGAGGCTGGATACTCGCCGAGTGCGATCACCGCGATTCTGCTCGGCTTCGGTCTGCTGGGTATGCTCGCCAACTTCGCCATGGCCGGCAGCATCGTGCGGTATTTGCGCCTGTCTTTGGGGGCGGTGGTGGTGTTGATGGTGATCGCACAACTGGCCTTGCCTGCCTTAAACGGCTGGGGCGTGGCATTGGCGGTACTGGTTTGGGGCGTCGCGTATGGCGCGATTCCGCTGGGCGTCAGCACCTGGATGCAACTGACCTCGCCACAATTGCCGGAAGCCAGTTCTGCTATGTTAGTGACCACGTTCCAGGTGGCGATCGCCTCGGGTTCGCTGTTCGGTGGCTTGATGGTCGATCACGCGGGCGTGTCGTCGGCGCTGTGGCTGGGCGCCGGCATCGGGGTGCTCGGGTTGGCGGTGATGCTCAGTTTCGGCATCAGCAAGGCCCCGATTGCCGAGGCCCTGCAACGCTGA
- a CDS encoding Gfo/Idh/MocA family protein, translated as MTTSHSPIRVGIVGVGTWARHGHLRVLALLPQYKVQAVYSERRERAEAAASEYNIVQVADSLDALVNNPEVDLVVVLNTAPQHEQTVRAAIAAGKNVYCEWPLTTTTAASEQLVHLAKDAGVRHIVGLQRRHAPHNRYLQDLLQQGYVGQLRSVRMHVSTHYFQALRANALRWTAPEENFSSIVSIYAGHFLDMLFTATGWPLSVSGLTVSQFPKVTIIETGEVLDSTAPDQLVLNGLLENGAVVSIHIEGGKRNGSGVQIDITGDQGDLKITNRSAFGGVGDDYVIEGAHGDDLPLQILPVPDSYQRLPESGLPSAVLELAELYYVFAQDLADGTHAAATFEDALRMHRLLDVAKVTNQLAVTTGE; from the coding sequence ATGACTACGTCACACTCCCCCATTCGCGTCGGCATCGTCGGCGTGGGTACCTGGGCCCGCCACGGTCACTTGCGTGTGCTGGCGCTGCTGCCGCAATACAAAGTGCAAGCGGTGTACAGCGAACGACGTGAACGCGCTGAAGCCGCGGCCAGCGAATACAACATTGTGCAAGTCGCCGACTCGCTCGACGCTCTGGTGAACAACCCCGAGGTCGACCTGGTAGTGGTGCTCAACACCGCGCCCCAGCACGAACAAACCGTGCGCGCCGCCATCGCCGCCGGCAAAAACGTCTACTGCGAATGGCCGCTGACCACCACTACCGCGGCTTCCGAGCAATTGGTGCACCTGGCCAAAGACGCCGGCGTGCGCCACATCGTCGGCCTGCAACGCCGCCATGCGCCGCACAATCGCTACCTGCAAGACTTGCTGCAGCAAGGTTACGTCGGCCAGTTGCGCTCGGTGCGCATGCACGTCAGCACTCATTACTTCCAGGCGTTGCGTGCAAATGCGCTGCGCTGGACCGCTCCTGAAGAAAACTTCTCCAGCATCGTCTCCATCTACGCCGGACACTTCCTCGACATGCTGTTCACTGCCACCGGTTGGCCGCTGAGCGTATCGGGGCTGACAGTCAGTCAGTTCCCGAAGGTCACCATCATCGAAACCGGCGAAGTGCTGGACAGCACCGCGCCGGATCAACTGGTGCTCAATGGTTTGCTGGAAAACGGCGCGGTGGTTTCGATCCATATCGAGGGCGGCAAACGCAATGGTTCGGGCGTGCAGATCGACATCACCGGCGACCAGGGCGACCTGAAAATCACCAACCGTTCGGCGTTCGGCGGCGTGGGCGATGACTATGTGATCGAAGGCGCCCACGGCGATGACTTGCCACTGCAAATCCTCCCAGTGCCGGACAGTTATCAGCGTTTGCCTGAATCGGGATTGCCGTCGGCGGTGCTGGAACTGGCGGAGTTGTATTACGTGTTTGCCCAGGATTTAGCCGATGGGACACACGCGGCGGCGACGTTTGAAGATGCGTTGCGGATGCATCGGTTGTTGGATGTGGCGAAGGTCACGAATCAACTGGCTGTTACCACCGGGGAATGA
- a CDS encoding YceI family protein: protein MRFRFLQYAAIAVAMLGAGCAQATEYNQVNAAASQISFTYSQFGSRVYGTFGQFEGTLDFDTQQPSAAHAALSIQLASIDAGSSDANTELQKPAWFDTATYPLGLFKSTRVKALGGDRYLFTGDLTLKTITRPVEVQVQLKSESGIGVFVGEFALNREDFKIGEGEWADGVVSKDINIRFRIVAPEQ from the coding sequence ATGCGTTTTCGGTTCCTGCAGTACGCCGCCATCGCTGTTGCGATGCTCGGCGCGGGTTGCGCTCAAGCCACTGAATACAATCAGGTCAACGCCGCCGCCAGCCAGATCAGCTTCACCTACAGTCAATTCGGCTCGCGGGTGTACGGCACGTTCGGCCAGTTCGAAGGCACGCTGGATTTCGACACGCAACAACCTTCGGCCGCCCATGCAGCACTGAGCATCCAACTCGCCAGCATTGACGCCGGCAGCAGCGATGCCAACACCGAACTGCAAAAACCGGCGTGGTTCGACACGGCCACCTACCCGCTGGGCCTCTTCAAATCCACCCGCGTCAAAGCCTTGGGTGGCGACCGTTATTTATTCACCGGCGACCTGACCCTCAAAACCATCACCCGGCCAGTGGAAGTCCAAGTCCAACTGAAGTCGGAAAGCGGCATCGGCGTGTTTGTCGGCGAGTTCGCGCTCAACCGCGAGGACTTCAAAATCGGCGAGGGTGAGTGGGCGGATGGTGTGGTGTCCAAAGACATCAATATCCGCTTTCGGATCGTTGCGCCGGAGCAGTAA
- a CDS encoding LysR family transcriptional regulator: protein MTGSAMIRDLNDTLVFVRVVRLGSFTAAAQALQIPKTTVSRRVRELEQAIGVQLLRRTTRQLSLTEAGAVYYEQCKDIAATLEHAELAVHQLRDGPRGWLRVTVPYSFGVSWFAPLVAGFRQAYPEIKLEILASHVPLDLVGEEIDVALRLGALPDSSLVARRLASYATGIYAAPEYIERHAQPVTPDELIQHSTLVLNQARRDVGYVWPLRKAGAKLRNYRVEPTIIANDPALLKEALLAGEGLSLGMDQSMRIDVEAGRLQRVLPEWIGPPQDLNAVTAREHLPSPKVTAFIGYLKGRMSGSGDASGINSGSLL, encoded by the coding sequence ATGACAGGCAGCGCGATGATCCGGGACTTGAATGACACGCTGGTGTTCGTGCGCGTAGTGCGCCTGGGCAGTTTTACCGCAGCGGCCCAGGCCTTGCAGATTCCCAAGACCACCGTCAGCCGCCGCGTGCGCGAGTTGGAGCAGGCCATCGGCGTGCAACTGCTGCGTCGCACCACCCGCCAGTTGAGCCTGACCGAGGCCGGCGCGGTTTACTACGAGCAATGCAAGGACATCGCCGCAACCCTTGAACACGCAGAATTGGCCGTGCATCAATTGCGTGATGGCCCGCGCGGCTGGTTGCGGGTGACGGTGCCGTACTCGTTCGGGGTCAGTTGGTTCGCGCCGTTGGTGGCCGGGTTTCGCCAGGCGTATCCGGAGATCAAGCTTGAGATATTGGCGTCCCATGTGCCGCTGGATCTGGTCGGGGAAGAGATAGACGTAGCGCTGCGTCTCGGTGCGCTGCCGGATTCGAGTCTGGTGGCGCGGCGGCTGGCCAGTTATGCCACGGGCATTTACGCCGCACCTGAATACATTGAGCGTCATGCTCAACCCGTCACGCCTGACGAGTTGATCCAGCATTCCACGCTGGTGCTGAATCAGGCTCGGCGCGATGTCGGTTACGTCTGGCCGTTGCGCAAGGCGGGCGCCAAGTTGCGCAACTATCGGGTTGAGCCAACGATCATCGCCAATGACCCGGCGCTGTTAAAGGAAGCATTACTAGCCGGTGAAGGGCTGAGTCTGGGAATGGACCAGAGCATGCGGATTGACGTTGAAGCAGGGCGATTGCAAAGGGTATTGCCGGAGTGGATCGGCCCGCCGCAGGATCTGAATGCGGTTACGGCGCGCGAGCATTTGCCCTCGCCGAAGGTGACGGCGTTTATCGGGTATTTGAAGGGGCGGATGTCGGGCTCGGGCGATGCCAGTGGCATAAACAGCGGTTCTTTGCTTTAG
- a CDS encoding amidase, producing MNLNEYAAYDGIGLAQLMAAGEVTSAELAELALAAVNRVNPQINAVIETWSPCVTEGASPLAGVPFLIKDLAITSAGRRVELGSRLAQGLVAESDSYLMQRFNAAGLATLGRTTTPEMAFSTETESVLQGPTRNPWDLRLSAGGSSGGSGAAVAAGIVPIAHATDAAGSIRVPAAFNGLVGLKPTRGRASNGPALDEVFTGFGVQLGLSRTVRDSAALMDIVQGGAPGDPYYTAAPAEGFLAQVGRAPGRLRIGLLDTPWNGAPLDPEIADATQAVACELEALGHSVEPVSAPLGTSWESFVEANAHIWCATLVRWIDGLAAATSRPIDLTTLEPATLACYAYGQQARAVEFAAALETRNLIARSVAGWFSDFDVLLTPTLPRLPQALGNYNLGAENMDGLQWTARVFDHSPFTPVFNVAGTPAISLPLGMSGGLPIGLQFAARFGAEDVLLRLAAQLEVAMPWHQRRPTVWAGNP from the coding sequence ATGAACCTCAACGAATACGCAGCCTACGATGGCATCGGCCTCGCCCAATTGATGGCGGCCGGCGAAGTCACCTCGGCAGAACTGGCCGAGCTCGCATTGGCCGCCGTAAACCGGGTCAACCCGCAGATCAACGCCGTTATCGAAACCTGGTCGCCCTGCGTGACCGAAGGCGCGAGCCCGTTGGCCGGTGTGCCGTTTCTGATCAAGGATTTGGCCATCACTTCGGCGGGCCGGCGCGTGGAGTTGGGCAGTCGTCTGGCCCAAGGATTGGTCGCGGAATCCGACTCGTACCTGATGCAACGTTTCAACGCCGCCGGCCTCGCCACCCTGGGCCGTACCACCACGCCGGAAATGGCCTTCAGCACCGAAACCGAATCCGTCCTGCAAGGCCCGACGCGCAACCCGTGGGACCTTCGTTTATCGGCCGGCGGATCAAGCGGCGGATCAGGCGCAGCAGTCGCCGCCGGCATCGTGCCGATTGCGCATGCCACCGACGCGGCGGGTTCGATCCGCGTACCGGCGGCCTTCAACGGTTTGGTCGGCCTCAAACCGACCCGCGGCCGCGCCTCCAATGGCCCGGCGCTGGACGAAGTATTTACCGGATTCGGCGTGCAACTCGGCCTGTCGCGAACCGTGCGCGACAGCGCGGCATTGATGGACATCGTCCAGGGCGGCGCGCCCGGCGATCCGTATTACACCGCCGCACCGGCCGAAGGCTTTCTCGCCCAAGTCGGCCGCGCCCCGGGACGCTTGCGCATCGGCCTGCTCGACACACCCTGGAACGGCGCCCCGCTCGACCCCGAAATCGCCGACGCCACCCAGGCCGTCGCCTGCGAACTCGAAGCCCTCGGCCACAGCGTCGAGCCAGTCAGCGCCCCGCTCGGCACCTCGTGGGAATCCTTCGTCGAAGCCAACGCGCACATCTGGTGCGCCACCCTCGTCCGCTGGATCGACGGCCTCGCCGCCGCCACCTCGCGCCCGATCGACCTGACCACCCTCGAACCCGCCACCCTCGCCTGCTACGCCTACGGCCAACAGGCCCGCGCCGTGGAGTTCGCCGCCGCGCTGGAAACCCGCAACCTCATAGCGCGCAGCGTGGCAGGTTGGTTCAGTGACTTTGACGTGCTGCTGACACCCACCCTGCCGCGTCTGCCTCAGGCCTTGGGCAACTACAACCTGGGCGCGGAAAACATGGACGGCCTGCAGTGGACGGCGCGGGTGTTTGACCACTCGCCGTTTACCCCGGTATTCAACGTGGCGGGGACACCGGCGATATCGTTGCCGTTGGGGATGTCGGGCGGCCTGCCCATCGGCCTACAGTTTGCAGCGCGATTCGGAGCGGAGGATGTGTTGCTGCGGCTGGCGGCGCAGTTGGAAGTGGCAATGCCATGGCATCAGCGCCGCCCCACAGTCTGGGCAGGCAACCCATAA
- a CDS encoding VOC family protein, which yields MNSTLDHLAIVAPDLDAGCAFVTNALGVDLQPGGAHPRMGTHNRLLRLGPDIYLEVIAIDPSAQRPDRPRWFGMDELDFDTPPRLATWVARTDDIQALNDACRDIMGNPEPMTRGTLSWQITIPADGRLPLNGSAPTLIQWSQTPHPASAMLDRGCSLVALEVFDPDPEKVQAILTAINFSGPVHLHALEATAKPYLVAHIQTPQGLKTLPISNL from the coding sequence ATGAACAGCACCCTCGACCACCTCGCCATCGTCGCCCCCGACCTCGACGCCGGCTGCGCCTTCGTGACCAACGCCCTCGGCGTCGACCTGCAACCCGGCGGCGCCCACCCACGCATGGGCACCCACAACCGTCTGCTGCGCCTCGGTCCCGACATCTACCTGGAAGTGATCGCCATCGACCCATCCGCCCAACGCCCCGACCGGCCGCGCTGGTTTGGCATGGATGAATTGGATTTTGATACGCCGCCACGCCTGGCAACTTGGGTCGCCCGCACCGACGACATCCAAGCCCTAAACGATGCCTGCCGCGACATCATGGGCAACCCCGAACCCATGACCCGAGGCACCTTGTCCTGGCAAATCACCATCCCCGCCGACGGCCGCTTGCCCCTGAACGGATCAGCACCGACGCTGATTCAATGGTCACAAACACCCCACCCCGCAAGTGCCATGCTGGATCGAGGCTGTTCGCTGGTAGCGCTGGAGGTGTTCGATCCCGATCCCGAAAAAGTCCAGGCGATACTCACCGCGATCAACTTTTCCGGCCCGGTTCATCTTCATGCGTTGGAGGCGACTGCGAAGCCTTACTTGGTGGCGCATATTCAAACGCCGCAAGGCTTGAAAACACTGCCGATTTCAAACCTTTAA
- a CDS encoding toxin-antitoxin system YwqK family antitoxin has translation MFHRPPRVLSLGVVLLSCLSLSGCFTEEVDNRQTHEIQGLIYKIHEKDPFTGRILNFPMSVMGLYSVGACSVDIKKGLPDGEMRCSDNAGTLVGVAHFEAGKRDGSDEKYDPKTTKMTSRGHWAKGQLDGVQELFNAQTGDLIGETHYIAGKQAGTEKLWDASGKTLITSLDWQNGVQTGFDNRGEHRRNLLNGKEHGVQQSFSIHNNKYYISGEENYINGVQNGPQKDFDYLGNVLKESVFSNGVRQSFIQNKYEDGRQTYHVSQIETKENTNIWDLDTLAKQGTEQYWDAKTGELTRVLEWNRGKLVSATRTVWLNGKVESQYQGIGKDNYRTNQSVEKDGIERIFDEKGQLLAHLQWTDGKLTGAIVRLSKTQRPDHPGKMGVIDLRMSGYGSPSVEEDPDFFTDSSYEEPYNVQFVALIDPPTANQAVTATAATAVANKKSQADIDACVQKQVDAIHAEDEEALIRSDMLEEFEQGCS, from the coding sequence GTGTTTCATCGCCCTCCCCGCGTTTTGTCTTTAGGTGTTGTCCTGTTGTCGTGCCTGTCACTGTCGGGTTGTTTTACTGAGGAAGTCGACAACCGCCAGACCCATGAAATCCAGGGCCTGATCTACAAGATTCACGAGAAAGATCCGTTTACCGGCCGAATCCTGAACTTCCCGATGTCGGTGATGGGGCTGTACAGCGTCGGGGCCTGCAGTGTCGATATCAAAAAAGGCCTGCCAGACGGCGAAATGCGCTGTTCCGACAATGCCGGTACGTTGGTAGGCGTGGCTCATTTCGAGGCTGGCAAGCGTGACGGAAGTGACGAAAAATACGATCCAAAAACCACCAAGATGACCAGCCGCGGCCACTGGGCCAAAGGTCAGTTGGACGGCGTCCAGGAATTGTTCAATGCGCAGACCGGTGACCTGATCGGCGAAACGCATTACATCGCGGGCAAGCAAGCCGGCACGGAAAAACTCTGGGACGCCTCGGGCAAAACCCTGATCACCTCGCTGGACTGGCAAAACGGCGTGCAAACCGGCTTCGACAACCGCGGCGAACACCGTCGTAACTTGCTCAATGGCAAGGAGCACGGTGTTCAGCAATCGTTTAGCATTCACAACAACAAGTACTACATCAGCGGCGAAGAAAACTACATCAATGGCGTCCAGAACGGCCCGCAGAAAGACTTCGACTACTTGGGCAACGTTCTGAAAGAAAGCGTGTTCAGTAACGGTGTTCGCCAATCCTTTATACAAAACAAGTACGAAGACGGTCGTCAGACCTACCACGTCAGTCAGATCGAAACCAAAGAAAATACCAATATCTGGGACCTCGATACCCTGGCCAAACAAGGCACAGAACAGTATTGGGATGCCAAGACCGGTGAACTGACTCGGGTGTTGGAATGGAACCGCGGCAAACTGGTCAGCGCCACCCGTACGGTGTGGCTCAACGGCAAAGTTGAAAGCCAGTACCAAGGGATCGGCAAGGATAATTACCGTACCAATCAGAGCGTCGAGAAGGACGGCATTGAACGTATCTTTGACGAAAAGGGCCAGTTACTTGCGCATCTCCAATGGACTGACGGAAAACTCACCGGCGCCATCGTAAGGCTGTCCAAAACACAGCGCCCCGACCATCCAGGCAAGATGGGTGTAATCGACTTGCGCATGTCCGGTTACGGCAGTCCGTCAGTGGAGGAAGATCCGGACTTCTTCACCGACAGCAGTTACGAAGAACCCTACAACGTTCAGTTCGTAGCATTAATCGACCCGCCCACCGCGAATCAAGCAGTCACTGCGACGGCGGCAACGGCAGTCGCCAATAAAAAGTCCCAAGCAGACATTGATGCTTGCGTACAAAAACAAGTGGACGCCATCCACGCCGAAGATGAAGAAGCGCTGATCCGCTCGGACATGCTCGAAGAGTTCGAGCAAGGCTGTAGCTGA